CGGCGCCCTCGGCGCTGCCATTCAGCAGGTGAGCATCTCGAATTCCTCCGTGACCGCGATCCTCAGGGCCATGATCGAGGCGCAAGGAACATCCATGACGCAGTTGGTCATTGCTGTCTTGTTTGAAATCGGTGGCATCCTGGCGGCGGCCTGCGGACTCCAGGCCGTTCTGCGATTGAGGCAGGAAGAAGTGGCGGGCACGGCAGAACTGGTGCTCTCGCAACCGCTCGGACGCATTCGTTGGTTTGGCAGCTTTCTCGGCCTCGGGGCAGCCTCGGTGGTTCTCGTCATGGTGTTCGCGGCCTTCGGTGCCTGGTATTCCTTGGTGGTCTCCGGTGAATCAGCCATTGAAGTGGGCAGCGTATGGGAGACTGCCGGGGCTCAAATCCCGGCTGCGCTGCTATACCTTGCCTTGCCCGCCGCGGTTTTTGTTACCTTTCCCCGTGCTACTGTCCCAATCGGCTGGGCGTTGCTGGCACTGGGCATCGTGCTGGGTGTCTACGGCGGGATGCTGGGCTTCGACAAGACACTCAGGGACCTCTCGCCATTCACGCACACGCCCGTCGTCACCAACACCGGAACAGATTGGAGTGGCGGCTTTTGGATGCTCGGGATTGGAGCGGCTCTCGCGGTGTTCGCGTTTACCGCCGTGCGGCGTCGGGAGGTTGGCACGGTCTGAGCCACTCTCAAACACGAGACACTACTTAAGTCTGGTATTTCAGACACTGCATGGAGAGAGTGGTCTGGCGTTGCCCCGTGTAACAAGGCACGCTTGAGTACGGGATACCGGACACATCACCGCGAGCAAGGCTGGACGGTGTCTCCTTCAGCAGTCTTGAGCAGTGAGGAACCATGACAACCACGCCACTGGCACCAGGCAAGGCCACGTCCAAGGTCCCTGCCGCCGAAAATACGCTGCGCATCCTCAAACTCTTGGCCTCGCGCCGGGGGCCGATGGCGGCGTCGAACATTGCGACGGCACTCGGCTTGCCGCGCTCCAGCGTGTACCACCTCCTGGGCGTGATGGAGGCCAACGGCTTCGTCCTGCATCTGCACGAAGAGCAGCGCTACGGCCTCGGCATCAGCGCCTTCGAGCTCAGTTCGGCCTATTCGCGGCAGGAGCCCTTGTCGCGTCTCGGGCGGCCCATGTTGGCCTCGCTGGTGGACGTGATCGGCGAAAGCGCGCACCTTGCCGTGCTTCACGGCCGCGACGTCCTTTACATCGTGGAGGAACGCGCCAAGAACCGCCCAAGCCTGGTGACCGACGTCGGAGTCCGCCTGCCCAGCCACCTCACCGCCTCGGGCCGCGCGATCCTGGCCGCCTTGCCAAAGTCGCAGGTTCGGGCTCTTTACCCGAACGCCGCCGCCTTCACGTCGCGCCACGAAGTGGAATTCCCGATCATGAAGTACTCCGCCCTGTCCTCCCACCTGGACCAGGTGCGGCAGCGCGGCTACGCCACGGAAAATGGCGAGATTACGCCTGGATTCGGTTCCATCGCCGCCGCTGTGACTGACCACGTGGGATGGCCGACGGCGGCAGTCGCCGTCACGTTCTTGGAGGACAAAGTTCCGGCTGAGCAATGGCCGGTACTGGCTGCGCGCATCCGCAAGGCTGCCGACGAATTGTCGGTACGCATTCACGGACGACCCGCTGGCTAGGCCGTTCGCATCCTATTCGCCACGCGGCTTCGGTTCGCCCGGCTTCGCTTCACCGGGCTCAGGTTGGCCCGGCTTCAGCCTGGCCGACTCCGCGGCTTCGCGCTCAACGAGTCTGCGGAAGGTCTCCAGCTCACCCCGGAAGCTGCCCCGGTAGGACCCCATGGCGAAAATCCGCCCAAAGATCGCCGAGATGAATCCACGGGTCACGAACTCCTGCTGGATGCGCGTGCCGCCTCCCTCGGCGGCAAACCTCACATCTGACTCACCCTTCAGGATCGCGTTGCCGAACCGTGTGCGGATGTGCCAGGGGCGTTCGACGGCGAGGATCTCCGTGGGGCTTGCCATTCGTCCGAACTTCACCGTGTAGCGGCTTCCGGCCTGGTCGATCGAGCCAACCCGATCGGTCACGCCGGTGACTCCGCCGATCCATTCCGGGAACCGGTCCAAGTCCGTCCAAGTCGCGAAAGCGCGCTCCGGCGGAGCCGCAACGAGGGTAGTCACTCGGAACGTTGCCATGGGTCCAGCATGCGCTCATTGTTGTGCGAAGGCGAGGGGCTGCGTTACCTCGGAACGACGTTTGGGCGGAGGATTGCAGAAGGGCGGCGTGCGTCTGTAATCCCGGACAGCACCCACCAAAAAGCCATTCCTGAGGCCTCGTAAAGGGGCTTTAGTAGAAGCAGAAGAACTTTCCACTACACACTTCCCAAAGACGAAGGAGTCATCATGGCACCCGCCGATTTCACTATTGGTGCCCGTCCGGTTAAGGCCGCGCGGGGTACTGAGCTTACTGCCAAGT
This genomic stretch from Micrococcaceae bacterium Sec5.1 harbors:
- a CDS encoding IclR family transcriptional regulator, whose protein sequence is MTTTPLAPGKATSKVPAAENTLRILKLLASRRGPMAASNIATALGLPRSSVYHLLGVMEANGFVLHLHEEQRYGLGISAFELSSAYSRQEPLSRLGRPMLASLVDVIGESAHLAVLHGRDVLYIVEERAKNRPSLVTDVGVRLPSHLTASGRAILAALPKSQVRALYPNAAAFTSRHEVEFPIMKYSALSSHLDQVRQRGYATENGEITPGFGSIAAAVTDHVGWPTAAVAVTFLEDKVPAEQWPVLAARIRKAADELSVRIHGRPAG
- a CDS encoding SRPBCC domain-containing protein → MATFRVTTLVAAPPERAFATWTDLDRFPEWIGGVTGVTDRVGSIDQAGSRYTVKFGRMASPTEILAVERPWHIRTRFGNAILKGESDVRFAAEGGGTRIQQEFVTRGFISAIFGRIFAMGSYRGSFRGELETFRRLVEREAAESARLKPGQPEPGEAKPGEPKPRGE